One Plasmodium vivax chromosome 13, whole genome shotgun sequence genomic region harbors:
- a CDS encoding hypothetical protein, conserved (encoded by transcript PVX_085505A) gives MDLDQIEERIKKLEEEIAKFEEQELRNIESIKNEIKQLDTHVSELNKKKNNKQLLNANKCFAHKLLQKKGNCNKKKKYVKEIKRDVLFQLNLVKEEKKKKNDILLHTHFNAQHLKEFTDQVKQHFLILNVQREYSIKFLFEKIGKVKTKAVAYFNKFLIIQKEIHFLLQSINNNALTDLFVLAKNSLLFQKEVANMFQRFYHQVENSLTGL, from the coding sequence ATGGACTTGGACCAAATTGaagaaaggataaaaaaactggaagaagaaattgcTAAATTCGAGGAGCAGGAGTTACGCAACATAGagagtataaaaaatgaaataaagcaACTTGACACACATGTAAGCgaattgaacaaaaaaaaaaacaacaaacaACTGCTAAACGCGAACAAATGCTTTGCACACAAattgttgcaaaaaaagggaaattgcaacaaaaaaaaaaaatacgtaaaggaaataaaaagggatgtTCTTTTTCAGCTAAACTtagtgaaggaggaaaaaaaaaaaaaaaacgacatcTTGTTGCACACACATTTTAACGCCCAACATTTAAAGGAATTCACCGACCAAGTGAAGCAACACTTTTTAATCTTAAATGTACAGAGGGAGTACTCCATAAAATTTctgtttgaaaaaattggaaaagttAAAACAAAAGCAGTTGCCTACTtcaacaaatttttaattatacaaaagGAGATTCACTTCCTCCTGCAGTCCATAAATAACAACGCCCTGACCGACCTGTTTGTTTTGGCCAAAAATTCCCTGCTCTTCCAAAAGGAGGTGGCCAACATGTTTCAGCGTTTTTACCACCAGGTGGAGAACTCCCTCACGGGGCTGTGA
- a CDS encoding hypothetical protein, conserved (encoded by transcript PVX_085500A) yields MSEQLLILSNKHDVLVKESKLQEEELKHLKNKKKYRNDKTNEFIITLKKQNEDFKKDNETLTDKYSDLLTENSGLKCTCKLLQEQLQESQKNLELVKMQNTKEFDEKSALQILNLGTGLLQKRSFTKDGSDANPLKLEIEYKDMIIKKLLRKSLTEEMMKGKDQHSSSCNGRDSTMGEDSHQKGEDSPNGEHSPNDNTVNHNGEQLITFEKKLEELYQKCVHAQSDNDQLKLLPPLQNKIKKLTDHIDDLKKENADLLGIIDTLREYINKAHREDVNVHQFDDLINNLLKENSTLNDELSKQKRKNMADTYFFNKELQMIQSDKFKIIEKFDEAKVNNFPHLYEPLNVTLNEAPHEYHEEVALKREAGPPHGEIANPNKDGGERKNGKNSHLVKSSKPVITDELVHTYMKDYMMNVQNRS; encoded by the exons ATGAGCGAACAGCTCCTCATCCTGTCGAACAAGCACGACGTGTTGGTGAAGGAATCGAAGCTGCAGGAAGAGGAGCTgaagcatttaaaaaataaaaagaaatacagaAATGATAAAACGAATGAGTTTATAATTACcctaaaaaaacaaaatgaagattttaaaaaggataatgAAACGCTAACGGACAAATATTCAGACCTGCTAACGGAAAATAGTGGCCTTAAATGCACCTGCAAATTGCTACAGGAACAACTGCAGGAGAGTCAAAAGAATTTGGAACTCGTCAAGATGCAGAATACAAAG GAGTTCGACGAGAAAAGCGCCCTTCAAATTTTGAACCTCGGAACG GGGCTGCTGCAAAAGAGGAGCTTCACCAAGG ATGGAAGCGATGCCAATCCGCTCAAACTAGAAATAGAGTACAAAGATATGATCATAAAGAAATTGCTGAGGAAGAGCCTGACGGAGGAGATGATGAAGGGAAAGGACCAACACAGTAGCAGCTGCAACGGGAGGGACAGCACAATGGGAGAGGATTCCCAtcagaagggggaggactCCCCCAACGGGGAACACTCCCCGAACGATAACACAGTTAATCACAACGGGGAGCAACTAATTACATTCGAG AAAAAACTGGAGGAGCTGTACCAGAAGTGCGTGCACGCGCAGAGCGACAATGATCAATTAAAG cttctcccccccctgcagaacaaaattaaaaagctgACTGATCATATAGACGAcctgaagaaggaaaacgcAGATTTGCTGGGAATAATT GACACCCTGAGGGAGTACATCAACAAGGCCCACCGCGAAGACGTGAATGTTCACCA ATTTGACGACTTGATAAACAACCTCCTTAAGGAGAACTCAACCCTCAATGATGAACTGTCcaagcagaaaaggaa GAACATGGCGGACACCTACTTCTTCAATAAGGAACTGCAAATGATACAAAGCgacaaatttaaaattatagaaaaatttgACGAGGCCAAAGTGAATAATTTCCCCCACCTGTACGAACCGCTCAACGTGACTCTTAACGAAGCTCCACATGAGTACCATGAGGAGGTCGCGCTCAAACGGGAAGCAGGACCACCTCACGGGGAGATTGCTAACCCTAACAAGGACGGGGGTGagaggaaaaatggaaaaaactCCCACCTGGTTAAGTCCAGCAAGCCGGTAATCACAGACGAGTTGGTCCACACGTACATGAAGGATTACATGATGAATGTTCAGAACAGGTCATGA